The DNA region AGCGCTTCGCCAAGTTCCCGGTGCCGCAGAGCGTCACCGTGGACATCCGCGACACGGTGTCCCGCTACGGCCGACTCGTCATCCGGCGTGAGGAACGCGAGGACGCCCCGGTCATCGCGAACTCCCCCACCGAGGAACTCGAGCGACTGCCCGTCCTGCTCCTGACCGCCGAGGACCCGTCCGTGCTGGCCGAGGTCATCCGGTCGAAGCGGATCAAGCCACTGCTCGGCGACATGCGGACCCCCTCCGAGGTCGAGCTGCAGCCGTGGGCACGCGGGCAGATCAAGCAGGAACTCGTGAAGCTCGGCTGGCCGGCCGAGGACCTGGCGGGCTACACCCCCGGGCAGCCGCACCCGATCGATCTCGACACGGCCGAGTGGCACATGCGCCCGTACCAGGAGCAGGCCGTCGACACGTTCTTCGCGCAGGGCTCCGGTGTCGTCGTGCTGCCCTGTGGCGCCGGCAAGACCCTGGTCGGTGCCGGCGCGATGGCGACCGTCAAGGCGACCACGCTCATCCTCGTGACGAACACCGTGTCCGCACGGCAGTGGCGCAGCGAGCTCCTCAAGCGCACTACCCTGCAGGCCGAGGACATCGGCGAGTACTCGGGCAGCGTCAAGGAGATCCGGCCGGTCACGATCGCGACCTACCAGATCCTCACCGCCCGTCGGAAGGGCGAGTACACGCACCTGTCGCTGCTCGACGCCCTCGACTGGGGCCTCATCGTCTACGACGAGGTCCACCTGCTGCCGGCCCCGGTCTTCAAGCTCACCGCCGACCTGCAGGCCCGCCGACGCCTGGGCCTGACCGCGACGCTCGTACGCGAGGACGGCCGCGAGGGCGACGTCTTCTCGCTCATCGGCCCGAAGCGCTACGACGCTCCGTGGAAGGAGATCGAAGCGCAGGGCTACATCTCGCCGGCCGAGTGCTACGAGGTGCGCATCGACCTGCCGCACCAGGAGCGCCTGGAGTACGCGGCCTCGAGCGACGACGAGCGCTACCGGCTCGCCGCCACCTCGCCCGCGAAGACCCCGGTCGTCCGCGAGCTCATCGAGAAGCACCGCGGCGAGCAGATCCTGGTGATCGGGCAGTACATCGACCAGCTCGACGAACTGGCGGCGTCGCTCGACGCGGCCGAGATCACGGGTGCGACCCCGGTCGACGAACGTGAGCGGCTGTACGACGCGTTCCGAGCCGGCGAGGTGGACGTGCTCGTCGTGTCGAAGGTCGCGAACTTCTCGATCGACCTGCCCGACGCCACCGTCGCGATCCAGGTCTCCGGGTCGTTCGGGTCACGGCAGGAAGAGGCGCAGCGCCTCGGTCGACTGCTCCGTCCGAACAAGGACGGCCTGCCGGCGTCGTTCTACACGCTCGTCGCACGGGACACCGTCGACCAGGACTTCGCGCAGAACCGGCAGCGGTTCCTCGCCGAGCAGGGGTACTCCTACACGATCCTGGATGCCGACCAGGTCCAGGCGCCCGTGGGCTGACGTACGCACCGCTCTCAGGAAACCATTAGGCAACGGTCAGAAGATAGGACCATGAGCGATGGCCCCAAGATCCTGATCGTCGACGACGAGCCGAACATCCGCGACCTCCTGACGACCTCGTTGCGCTTCGCCGGGTTCGCCGTCCGTGCCGTCGGCAACGGCGCACAGGCGATCTCGGCCGTGCTCGAGGAAGAACCCGACCTGATTATCCTCGACGTGATGCTCCCCGACATGAACGGTTTCGGCGTCACCAAGCGCCTGCGGTCGTCGGGGTACACCTCGCCGATCCTGTTCCTCACCGCGAAGGACGACACCGAGGACAAGATCACCGGCCTCACCGTCGGCGGCGACGACTACGTCACCAAGCCGTTCTCGCTCGACGAGATCGTCGCCCGCATCAAGGCCATCCTCCGTCGCACCATGAACGACGAGGAAGACGCGATCATCCGCGCCGGCGAGCTCACCATGGACCAGGACACGCACGAGGTCACCATCGGCGACGCGCAGATCGAGCTCTCCCCCACCGAGTTCAAGCTGCTCCGCTACCTGATGCTCAACCCGAACCGCGTGCTGTCGAAGGCGCAGATCCTCGACCACGTGTGGGAGTACGACTTCAACGGCGACGCCGGCATCGTCGAGAGCTACATCTCGTACCTGCGTCGCAAGCTCGACCAGTACTCGGCCGAGCCGATCATCCAGACCAAGCGCGGCTTCGGGTACATGCTCAAGGCGTCCAAGGCGTCGTAGCCCGTTCCGTTCTTCACGGCGGTCGTCCGGTTTCACCGGGCGGCCGCTGTCTATCGTTGGTGCAGCATGCACACGCGAATGAGCCGCTGGTGGGACGGGATCTCCCTGCGCACCAAGATCACCGGGATCACGGTGCTCCTGGTCGCGCTCGGGCTGCTCGTCGCCGGGCTCGGCACGATGACCGTCCTGTCGACCTACCTGATGGCGCAACTCGACAACAACGTCAAGGGCACCACGGAGCAGCTCGAGGGCCAGAACATCAGCGACGGCGAGCAGTACTGCAAGCTGTCGGTCGTGCTGTCGCAGAGCGCCTACGTCGCCGCGTACGACGCCGACGGCGACCAGATCTGCCAGACGAAGGCGTCGAGCCGTCCGGACATCCGCGAACTCGACTTCTCAGCAGCGGCGCAGAACGGTGCGCGCTTCTCGCTCTACGACAGCCAGCACAACCACGAGTGGCGTGCCCAGGTCATCCCGGCGTCACTGCAGAACCAGACGAGCGGCTCCACCGAGACGGGCTTCGTGCTCGTCGCGGTGTCCAGCGCCGACACCGACCAGACCATCGCCCGGTTCACCGTCATCTTCCTGGGCTTCGGCATCTCGGTGATCCTGCTCGGCGCCATGCTCACGCGGCTGCTCGTCACCGCCACGTTCGACCCGTTGCGCGACGTCGAGGACACCGCGGCGCGGTTCGCCGCCGGTGACTTCAACCAGCGCCTCGAAGCCGACACCCCGAACACCGAGGTCGGTCGACTGAACCGCTCCCTCAACGTCATGCTCGAGCGCATCGACACCGCGTTCGAGGACCGCCAGCGCACCATCGACCAGATGCGGCGGTTCGTCGGCGACGCTTCGCACGAACTCCGCACCCCGCTGGTGTCCCTGCGCGGGTACGCCGAGCTCTACCGGATGGGCGCCCTGCGCAAGGAAGAAGACGTCGCCCAGGCGATGGAGCGCATCGAGAAAGAGGCGAAGCGGATGGGCCTGCTCGTGCAGGACCTGCTCCAGCTCGCCCGCATCGACGAGTCCAAGCCGCTCGAGCTCGGCCCGGTCGACCTCGTCGCGATCGCCCGTGACTCGGCGCTCGACACCATGGCGTCCAACCCCGACCGCGAGATCCAGGTCCTGGTCGAGGACGCCATGACGGGCGAGAGCGTGCCCCAGGCCGTGCGGCCGCCCGCGTCGTCATCGTCGCTGTCGTCGGGGTCGTCGGACTCGTCGGGCTCCTTGTCCGACACGGGCGAGGTCCCCCCGGCATCGCCCACGTCGGCGAACACCACGGGCCCCATCGCGTTCTCGCGGCAGACGATCGCGCGCCTCCGTGCTCGGCGGACCCGAGCGATGGACATCGAGGCCGGTGCCGCTCCCACCGACGAGACGACGCCACTGCCCACGGTCGTCATGCCCAAGCGTCCCCCGATCGTGCTGGCGGAGGAGAACAAGATCCGCCAGATCGTCACGAACCTGATGGGCAACGCCATGCGGTTCACCGAGCACGACGACCCGATCGAGATCGGTGTCGGGGTGGACGACGACCGCGGCATGGCCCACATCGACGTCATCGACCACGGTGAGGGGATCCCGGCGCAGCTGCGCGACAAGATCTTCCAGCGGTTCTGGCGTGCCGACACCTCGCGTGCGCGGGACACCGGCGGTTCGGGCCTCGGGCTCGCCATCGTGTCGGGCATCGTCGCGGCACACCACGGCTCGGTCGAGGTCTTCGACACCGAGGGCGGCGGCGCGACCTTCCGCGTCTGGCTCCCCTTGCTGCCGCGCGACTACGCCGCCTGACGCGGGCGCGCGGCGCGCCCGCGCCCGCGCCCGCGCCCGCGGTTCCAAAATCTCGGCATGTCGCGCCACGTGGCGCTCGAGTTCGGAACCTCGGCGTTCAGCACACGGCGAGTCGTGGGACCCCGGCGCACCGATTCCGCCGCAAACCCGTTCTGTCCGGAGCCGCGTCACACCGACCAGCGAGACCGTCCATCGACGAGGAGCGGCACGAAGCTCTCGCCCGGACCGAACATGCGCACGAGACGCCGGACCCGGCGACGGTCGGACGCAGCGACGGAGAACGACGCTGGACGGGCCTCCAGTCCGAACCGACCGACTCGGCGAGGTTCCACGACATGCCGCTCGTTGATCGCCGAGGTTCCGAACAACGGCGAATCCGGCCCCGAGATGCCGAGATTTCGGAACCTCACGGGGCGGGACGGAACGGGCCGAACCGTCCGTTTGTGACCGCTCGCCGAACTTGAGCGGGGTGTTGTGACCTGCCGCCCCACGCACCCCTCCCCCCCCGCACGCGGAAGGGCCCCGCACGCGCAGCGTGCGGGGCCCTTCCGGAACAGCGGACCTAGAAGTCCATGCCACCCGTCGGGTCGCCGGCCGGAGCGGCCGCGGCACGCTCGGGCTTGTCGGCGACGACGACCTCGGTCGTCAGGAACAGACCAGCGATCGACGCAGCGTTCTGGAGCGCCGAACGCGTGACCTTGGCCGGGTCGATGATGCCCGCGGCGATGAGGTCGACGTACTCGCCGGTCGCGGCGTTGAGGCCCCAACCTGCTTCGAGCTCGCGGACCTTGGCGGCCACGACACCCGGCTCGAGACCGGCGTTCAGCGCGATCTGCTTGAGCGGTGCGTCGATCGCGACGCGGACGATGTTCGCACCGGTCGCCTCGTCACCCTCGAGGGTGAGTGCGTCGAGCGCGACCTTGCCGGCCTGGATGAGGGCGACGCCACCACCGGCGACGATGCCCTCTTCGACGGCAGCCTTCGCGTTGCGGACGGCGTCCTCGATGCGGTGCTTGCGCTCCTTGAGCTCGACCTCGGTCGCGGCACCCGCCTTGATGACGGCGACGCCACCGGCGAGCTTCGCCAGGCGCTCCTGGAGCTTCTCGCGGTCGTAGTCGGAGTCGGTCGCGTCGATCTCGGCGCGGATCTGACGGACACGGCCGGCGATCTGCTCGGCGTCGCCAGCACCCTCGACGATCGTGGTCTCGTCCTTGGTGATGACGACCTTGCGGGCACGACCGAGCAGGTCGAGCGTCGCGTTCTCGAGCTTGAGGCCGACCTCTTCGGAGATGACCTGGCCACCGGTCAGGATCGCGATGTCCTGCAGCATGGCCTTGCGGCGGTCACCGAAGCCCGGGGCCTTGACGGCGACGGACTTGAAGATGCCGCGGATCTTGTTCACGACGAGCGTGGCCAGGGCCTCGCCGTCGACGTCCTCGGCGATGATCAAGAGCTGCTTGCCCGCCTGGATCACCTTGTCGACGACCGGCAGGAGGTCCTTGATGTTCGAGATCTTCGAGTTGACGATCAGGATGTAGGCGTCCTCGAAGACGGCTTCCTGACGCTCGGGGTCGGTGACGAAGTACTGCGACAGGTAGCCCTTGTCGAAGCGCATGCCCTCGGTCAGCTCGAGCTCGGTGCCGAAGGTGTTCGACTCCTCGACGGTGACGACACCTTCCTTGCCGACCTTGTCGATGGCCTCGGCGATGAGCGCGCCGATGGTCGGGTCTGCAGCCGAGATCGACGCGGTCGCGGCGATCTGGTCCTTGGTCTCGATGTCCTTCGCGTTGGCGAGGAGCTGGTCGGAGACGGCGGAGACGGCCTTCTCGATGCCGCGCTTGAGCGACACGGGGTCGGCGCCGGCGGCGACGTTGCGGAGGCCCTCGCGGACGAGTGCCTGGGCGAGGACGGTCGCGGTGGTCGTACCGTCACCGGCGACGTCGTCGGTCTTCTTGGCGACCTCCTTGACGAGCTCCGCACCGATCTTCTCGTACGGGTCGTCGAGCTCGATCTCCTTGGCGATGGAGACACCGTCGTTCGTGATCGTGGGGGCGCCCCACTTCTTCTCGAGGACGACGTTGCGGCCGCGCGGGCCGAGCGTCACCTTCACGGCGTCGGCCAGCTGGTTCAGGCCGCGCTCGAGGCCACGGCGGGCCTCCTCGTCGAAAGCAATGATCTTAGCCATGTGAGTTCTCGTCCCTCCCGGACGTCGTGGGGTCGTGCTGGCACTCAACGTGAGCGAGTGCCAACGCCGATTCTGGCACTCGCCCGGTGCGAGTGCAACACGATCGGGAGGCTCGTCACGTCTTCCCAGGACACGCCCCGCCAACAGCGCACCCCGACCACCGCCGCGGACCGCCCGCCACGCACGTCACGCAGCGCGGGCCACGCACGACGAACGCGCCGCCCCTGACGGGACGGCGCGTTCGCGATGAGTGTCGTGCGCTCAGGCCGGTCGGACCGCCTCCGCCTGCGGGCCCTTCGACCCGGTGCCGACGTCGAACACCACTGCCTGGCCCTCCTCGAGGACCTTGTAACCCGACATGTCGATGGCCGAGTAGTGCACGAACACGTCCTGACCTCCTCCATCGACGGTGATGAAGCCGAAGCCCTTTTCAGCGTTGAACCACTTCACGGTTCCGTTGGCCATGATCTCTTGCTCCCTGGTACTGCTGTGCGAACGACGTGTTCGTCGTCTGCAAGGGACTCTGCTCGAAGCACGCCGATCAGGCAAGAGGTGTGACGTTGTTTCACGTCGATTCCGACAGAAATCAACGTGCCCGAAACACGACCGTCACAAATGCGGACGGAACGGGCCCGCGGAATGCGGATCAGCCGGTGTAGTCGGCCCCGAGCACGACGCTCACGTCGGCGTTCGGGAACGCTGCCGACTGCTGCACGGCGGTGACCCCGAGCTGCTTCGCGATGCCCTGCGCGACCGCCGCCTGTGCGGCCTGCTGGTAGTACACGACCGTCGAGGTCGACCCGGTCGTGCCAGCGTCCCCGGTCGAGGCGACCTGCCAGCCGGCACCGGTGAGCGTCGCGCTGGCGCGGGCGGCGAGACCGGTGGTCGTCGTGCCGTTCAGGACGACGACGGTGGTCGTGCCCTGCTGTGCCGGCGTCGCGGCAGCGGCTCCAGAGTCGGCACCCGACCCGGCCGACGACGACGCCGAGGGCTTCGAGGTGGCGGACGCGGACGGCTTCGACGTGGCCGACGAACTCGTCGACGCCGAGGGCGAGTCCGAACCGCTGAACGAGTAGCTGCCGTTCAGGAGCGCGAGGACGAGCACGCCGATGCCGACGAGCACACCGGTGGCGAGTGCCGCCCAGGCGAACGCGATCCAGCCACGGCCGCGGCGCTGGGCACCGCGGTGTGCGCCGACCCGGGGGCCGTCGGCGACGTCGTCGAAACGGTCACGGGGGAATCTGGTGCTCATCGTTCCTCTTCACGTCCTTCGGGAGCGGCACCGGGCGCGACGAAGCTGCGCGTCGCCCGGGCGCTGGTGCGCGCGTGCCGGAGCCGCTGCAGCCTGGTGACGAGCTGCGGGTCGTACGCGAGTGCCGCGGGCGAGTCGATCACGCGGTTCAGCACCTGGTAGTAGCGCGCCGCCGACATCTCGAACTCGACCCGGATCTCCGCTTCCTTCGTGCGGTCGTGCCGTGCCCGGTCGTGCTCGAACGACAGCACACGCTGCGCGAGCTCGCTGAGCTGGTCAGCGCTGAGCTCGTCAGCGCGGTGCTCGTCGGTGGGGCTGGTCACGGCGGTTCCGATCACGTATCGGGTAACGGGTCTCGCACATCGTAGGGGCGGAGAGCATCCGGACCCTGGCACGGCGCTGGACTGTCGCGAACACCGGTCACAGGTTCGGGTCGCGGAACCAGCGCACGCGCGTGCCGAACGGGTCCGAGACGGCGACCGCGGTGCCGTCGATCGAGGCCGTGGCGAAGGCGTCCGGATCCGCCGCATCGACGTCGTCGGGCAGCGTCGCCGCCACACCGCGCAGGATCCCGGTGCGTTCGAGCGCGATCCAGTGCACGCCACGTTCGCGGACGCGGTCCACGAACCGCTGGCGCTCGGCACCCGGCACGTAGACCAGGGTGCCGGTGGTCAGCACGATCGGCTCCACGTCGTCCGGCAGGGCGTCCAGCGCACGGTCGAGGTCACCCGGCAGCGTGCCCCGGATCCGCACGGGAGGCACGGCGAGCGTCGCGCGCGCCGCCTCGCGCATCAGGGCGATCCGGTCCGTCGCCTCGGGCGGGACGGCCTCGACCAACCGGTCGAACGCGCCCGGTGCGGCGAGGTCGATCGGGTTCGGGTCGAGCAGGACCCGGGCACCGACGC from Curtobacterium sp. MCJR17_020 includes:
- a CDS encoding DNA repair helicase XPB; its protein translation is MNGPLIVQSDRTVLLEVAHPDAEDARHELAAFAELERAPEHVHTYRITRLGLWNARAAGHDAEAMIATLERFAKFPVPQSVTVDIRDTVSRYGRLVIRREEREDAPVIANSPTEELERLPVLLLTAEDPSVLAEVIRSKRIKPLLGDMRTPSEVELQPWARGQIKQELVKLGWPAEDLAGYTPGQPHPIDLDTAEWHMRPYQEQAVDTFFAQGSGVVVLPCGAGKTLVGAGAMATVKATTLILVTNTVSARQWRSELLKRTTLQAEDIGEYSGSVKEIRPVTIATYQILTARRKGEYTHLSLLDALDWGLIVYDEVHLLPAPVFKLTADLQARRRLGLTATLVREDGREGDVFSLIGPKRYDAPWKEIEAQGYISPAECYEVRIDLPHQERLEYAASSDDERYRLAATSPAKTPVVRELIEKHRGEQILVIGQYIDQLDELAASLDAAEITGATPVDERERLYDAFRAGEVDVLVVSKVANFSIDLPDATVAIQVSGSFGSRQEEAQRLGRLLRPNKDGLPASFYTLVARDTVDQDFAQNRQRFLAEQGYSYTILDADQVQAPVG
- a CDS encoding response regulator transcription factor, whose product is MSDGPKILIVDDEPNIRDLLTTSLRFAGFAVRAVGNGAQAISAVLEEEPDLIILDVMLPDMNGFGVTKRLRSSGYTSPILFLTAKDDTEDKITGLTVGGDDYVTKPFSLDEIVARIKAILRRTMNDEEDAIIRAGELTMDQDTHEVTIGDAQIELSPTEFKLLRYLMLNPNRVLSKAQILDHVWEYDFNGDAGIVESYISYLRRKLDQYSAEPIIQTKRGFGYMLKASKAS
- a CDS encoding HAMP domain-containing sensor histidine kinase; this encodes MHTRMSRWWDGISLRTKITGITVLLVALGLLVAGLGTMTVLSTYLMAQLDNNVKGTTEQLEGQNISDGEQYCKLSVVLSQSAYVAAYDADGDQICQTKASSRPDIRELDFSAAAQNGARFSLYDSQHNHEWRAQVIPASLQNQTSGSTETGFVLVAVSSADTDQTIARFTVIFLGFGISVILLGAMLTRLLVTATFDPLRDVEDTAARFAAGDFNQRLEADTPNTEVGRLNRSLNVMLERIDTAFEDRQRTIDQMRRFVGDASHELRTPLVSLRGYAELYRMGALRKEEDVAQAMERIEKEAKRMGLLVQDLLQLARIDESKPLELGPVDLVAIARDSALDTMASNPDREIQVLVEDAMTGESVPQAVRPPASSSSLSSGSSDSSGSLSDTGEVPPASPTSANTTGPIAFSRQTIARLRARRTRAMDIEAGAAPTDETTPLPTVVMPKRPPIVLAEENKIRQIVTNLMGNAMRFTEHDDPIEIGVGVDDDRGMAHIDVIDHGEGIPAQLRDKIFQRFWRADTSRARDTGGSGLGLAIVSGIVAAHHGSVEVFDTEGGGATFRVWLPLLPRDYAA
- the groL gene encoding chaperonin GroEL (60 kDa chaperone family; promotes refolding of misfolded polypeptides especially under stressful conditions; forms two stacked rings of heptamers to form a barrel-shaped 14mer; ends can be capped by GroES; misfolded proteins enter the barrel where they are refolded when GroES binds), translated to MAKIIAFDEEARRGLERGLNQLADAVKVTLGPRGRNVVLEKKWGAPTITNDGVSIAKEIELDDPYEKIGAELVKEVAKKTDDVAGDGTTTATVLAQALVREGLRNVAAGADPVSLKRGIEKAVSAVSDQLLANAKDIETKDQIAATASISAADPTIGALIAEAIDKVGKEGVVTVEESNTFGTELELTEGMRFDKGYLSQYFVTDPERQEAVFEDAYILIVNSKISNIKDLLPVVDKVIQAGKQLLIIAEDVDGEALATLVVNKIRGIFKSVAVKAPGFGDRRKAMLQDIAILTGGQVISEEVGLKLENATLDLLGRARKVVITKDETTIVEGAGDAEQIAGRVRQIRAEIDATDSDYDREKLQERLAKLAGGVAVIKAGAATEVELKERKHRIEDAVRNAKAAVEEGIVAGGGVALIQAGKVALDALTLEGDEATGANIVRVAIDAPLKQIALNAGLEPGVVAAKVRELEAGWGLNAATGEYVDLIAAGIIDPAKVTRSALQNAASIAGLFLTTEVVVADKPERAAAAPAGDPTGGMDF
- a CDS encoding cold-shock protein — translated: MANGTVKWFNAEKGFGFITVDGGGQDVFVHYSAIDMSGYKVLEEGQAVVFDVGTGSKGPQAEAVRPA
- a CDS encoding LytR C-terminal domain-containing protein, translated to MSTRFPRDRFDDVADGPRVGAHRGAQRRGRGWIAFAWAALATGVLVGIGVLVLALLNGSYSFSGSDSPSASTSSSATSKPSASATSKPSASSSAGSGADSGAAAATPAQQGTTTVVVLNGTTTTGLAARASATLTGAGWQVASTGDAGTTGSTSTVVYYQQAAQAAVAQGIAKQLGVTAVQQSAAFPNADVSVVLGADYTG
- a CDS encoding DUF3263 domain-containing protein, with translation MTSPTDEHRADELSADQLSELAQRVLSFEHDRARHDRTKEAEIRVEFEMSAARYYQVLNRVIDSPAALAYDPQLVTRLQRLRHARTSARATRSFVAPGAAPEGREEER